In a genomic window of Pseudomonas oryzihabitans:
- the fdhE gene encoding formate dehydrogenase accessory protein FdhE, whose translation MHQYGTSPTGILNPPPVVLPDRQLFARRARRLRELAERSPELGDFLGFMALLVQAQEAVLQERQPSWQPAPDAFSLALEHGMPPLQGQALLRDLDWQGDLEALLANLELRVAERQRPVLDRLAALPAAERQRLAEQLLAQDSGAAATRALLPLVGAALQVAWVRLALSLPQPPQRLGDASRVLCPTCAAPPLASIVHADRDRDNVRYLHCSLCATEWHLERSKCSCCNASAKVRYLALEDQAGKTPLAAQAETCDSCDSYLKLVSKSFNLGADPLADDLASLPLDFALAEEGRYARSGFNPLFIAGE comes from the coding sequence ATGCATCAGTACGGCACCTCGCCCACCGGCATCCTCAATCCGCCACCGGTGGTGCTGCCCGATCGCCAGCTGTTCGCCCGTCGCGCCCGCCGGCTGCGCGAACTGGCCGAGCGTAGCCCCGAGCTGGGCGATTTCCTCGGCTTCATGGCCCTGCTGGTCCAGGCCCAGGAGGCCGTCCTGCAGGAACGCCAGCCCAGCTGGCAACCGGCGCCGGATGCCTTCAGCCTGGCCTTGGAGCACGGCATGCCGCCGCTGCAGGGGCAGGCCCTGCTGCGGGATCTGGACTGGCAGGGCGATCTGGAGGCGCTGCTGGCCAACCTGGAACTGCGCGTGGCCGAGCGCCAGCGACCCGTGCTCGATCGCCTGGCCGCGCTGCCCGCCGCCGAGCGCCAGCGTCTCGCCGAACAACTGCTGGCCCAGGATTCCGGCGCCGCCGCGACCCGCGCGCTGCTGCCGCTGGTGGGCGCCGCCCTGCAGGTCGCCTGGGTACGCCTGGCCCTGAGCCTGCCGCAACCACCCCAGCGCCTTGGCGATGCCAGCCGGGTGCTGTGCCCGACCTGCGCGGCGCCGCCGCTGGCCAGCATCGTCCACGCCGACCGCGATCGCGACAACGTGCGCTATCTGCACTGCAGTCTCTGCGCCACCGAATGGCACCTGGAGCGCAGCAAGTGCAGCTGCTGCAACGCCAGCGCCAAGGTGCGCTACCTGGCCCTGGAGGACCAGGCCGGCAAGACGCCCCTGGCCGCCCAGGCCGAGACCTGCGACAGCTGCGACAGCTACCTCAAGCTGGTCAGCAAGAGCTTCAATCTCGGCGCCGATCCCCTCGCCGACGACCTCGCTAGCCTGCCGCTGGATTTCGCCCTGGCCGAAGAAGGGCGCTATGCCCGCAGCGGCTTCAATCCGCTGTTCATCGCGGGCGAGTAG
- a CDS encoding formate dehydrogenase subunit gamma gives MTTPSDNKRGILRYTTFSRLNHWFIAATFVCLTLSGLAFFHPFFFDLTALFGGPTMTRILHPFIGVAMSLGFVVMAVRFFKVNLFKRHDVAWVRRIGDVLANRDERAPPIGANNPGQKLVYWVMLLSVPALLLSGFFIWRPYFADILPRGWLRFSSLVHAYVAFVAIVTLIIHVYSAIWVKGSFRAMTQGRVSRAWAKHHHRLWYDEIVEQERREGGEQGERPLDEHRMPDKGTP, from the coding sequence ATGACCACGCCGTCGGACAACAAGCGCGGCATCCTGCGCTACACCACCTTCAGCCGGCTGAACCACTGGTTCATCGCCGCAACCTTCGTCTGCCTGACCCTGAGCGGCCTGGCCTTCTTCCACCCGTTCTTCTTCGACCTCACGGCGCTGTTCGGCGGGCCGACCATGACGCGCATTCTGCACCCCTTCATCGGGGTGGCCATGAGCCTGGGCTTCGTGGTCATGGCGGTGCGCTTCTTCAAGGTCAACCTGTTCAAGCGCCACGACGTGGCCTGGGTGCGGCGCATCGGCGACGTCCTCGCCAACCGCGATGAACGGGCGCCGCCCATCGGCGCCAACAATCCGGGGCAGAAGCTGGTGTACTGGGTGATGCTGCTGTCGGTGCCGGCGCTGTTGCTCAGCGGCTTCTTCATCTGGCGGCCGTACTTCGCCGACATCCTGCCGCGTGGCTGGCTGCGCTTCTCCAGCCTGGTGCACGCCTATGTCGCCTTCGTCGCCATCGTCACCCTGATCATCCACGTCTATTCGGCGATCTGGGTAAAGGGCTCCTTCCGCGCCATGACCCAGGGCCGCGTCAGCCGCGCCTGGGCCAAGCACCACCACCGGCTGTGGTACGACGAGATCGTCGAGCAGGAACGCCGCGAAGGCGGCGAGCAGGGCGAGCGCCCCCTGGATGAACACCGCATGCCCGACAAGGGGACCCCCTGA
- the fdnG gene encoding formate dehydrogenase-N subunit alpha, whose product MKVSRRNFLKLSTAGVATSSMALLGFAPEPALASIRYYKLAAAKVTRNTCTYCSVGCGMLLYSRGDGGINTVSDIYHVEGDPDHPVSRGSLCPKGAGVLDFIKSESRLSHPEVREPGSNEWKRISWNEALDRIARYMKEDRDKNFVTHDADGHLVNHWTTTGFLAASACSNETAYLTQKVIRSLGMLAIDNQARVUHGPTVAGLAPSFGRGAMTNHWVDIRNANLILSMGGNSAEAHPVGFRWMVEAKEKNNAKLITIDPRFTRTSAVADYHAYIRTGTDIVYLGGLINFLLTTDQIQHEYVKAYTDVAIIVKEDYGFHDGLFSGFGEDKRRAYEKSSWSYEFDERGMVKEDPTLQHPRCVYQLMKAHYSRYTLELVERVCGMPREQIQTTWDMIAETARPERTMSILYALGWTQHSIGAQIIRTASMVQLLLGNIGMLGGGVNALRGHSNIQGLTDLGLLSNQLPGYLYLASHEEQEYRDYIKRRAKQPLREGEVSYWKYYERFHVSLMKAWFSEAATKDNDWCYDWLPKLSEPLYDVLHTFERMHHGEITGYFCQGFNPLASFPDKNKVSQALGKLKYLVVMDPLAIETAEFWQNHGELNDVDPSQIQTEVFRLPTTCFAEENGAIVNSSRWLQWHWRAAPPPGESRPDVAILAGLFHRLQQMYRDEGGAFPDPILNLTWPYSNPEEPNPEDIAQEYNGRALADLPGPNGTISHKRGELLDDFGFLADDGSTTCGCWIYSGSYNRQGNNMDRRDNADPYNIGMTLGWAWAWPLNRRILYNRAGARPDGTSWAPEKRLIWWNGERWAGADIPDFPWTSPPSAKAGPFILNQEGVAHFFGGSLLAEGPFPEHYEPFESPLDHNPLHPDNPRARNNPAARIFPGDRARLGTREEFPYAATTYRLTEHFHFWTTHARLNAIAQPEKFVEIGEDLATELGIKAGDWVKVSSKRGYIKAVAVVTKRMHGLQVEGRTVHHIGIPIHWGFKGVTRPGFLTNTLTPYVGDANTQTPEFKSFLVNVEKV is encoded by the coding sequence GGGGTCGCCACCTCGAGCATGGCCTTGCTCGGCTTCGCCCCGGAACCCGCGCTGGCGTCCATCCGCTACTACAAGCTCGCCGCCGCCAAGGTGACGCGCAACACCTGCACCTACTGTTCGGTGGGTTGCGGCATGCTGCTCTACAGCCGCGGCGATGGCGGCATCAACACCGTCAGCGACATCTACCACGTCGAAGGCGATCCGGATCATCCGGTCAGTCGCGGTTCCCTCTGCCCCAAGGGCGCCGGGGTGCTGGACTTCATCAAGAGCGAATCGCGCCTCTCACATCCCGAGGTGCGCGAGCCGGGCAGCAACGAGTGGAAGCGCATCAGCTGGAACGAGGCGCTGGACCGCATCGCTCGCTACATGAAGGAGGACAGGGACAAGAACTTCGTCACCCATGACGCCGACGGCCATCTGGTCAACCACTGGACCACCACCGGCTTCCTGGCGGCCTCGGCCTGTTCCAACGAGACGGCGTATCTCACCCAGAAGGTGATCCGCAGCCTCGGCATGCTGGCGATCGACAACCAGGCGCGCGTGTGACACGGACCGACGGTGGCAGGTCTTGCCCCTTCGTTCGGCCGCGGTGCCATGACCAATCACTGGGTCGACATCCGCAATGCCAATCTCATCCTGTCCATGGGCGGCAACTCGGCCGAGGCGCACCCGGTGGGCTTTCGCTGGATGGTGGAGGCCAAGGAAAAGAACAACGCCAAGCTGATCACCATAGATCCGCGCTTCACCCGGACCTCGGCGGTGGCGGACTACCACGCCTATATCCGCACCGGAACCGACATCGTCTACCTGGGCGGGCTGATCAACTTCCTGCTCACCACGGACCAGATCCAGCATGAGTACGTAAAGGCCTACACCGACGTCGCCATCATCGTGAAGGAGGACTACGGCTTCCACGACGGCCTCTTCTCCGGCTTCGGCGAGGACAAGCGCCGTGCCTATGAAAAGTCCAGCTGGAGCTACGAGTTCGACGAGCGCGGCATGGTGAAGGAAGACCCGACGCTGCAGCACCCGCGTTGCGTCTACCAGCTGATGAAGGCGCACTACAGCCGCTACACCCTCGAGCTGGTGGAGCGCGTCTGCGGCATGCCGCGCGAGCAGATCCAGACCACCTGGGACATGATCGCCGAGACGGCGCGCCCCGAGCGCACCATGAGCATCCTCTATGCCCTGGGCTGGACCCAGCATTCCATCGGCGCCCAGATCATCCGCACCGCCTCCATGGTGCAGCTGCTGCTGGGCAACATCGGCATGCTCGGCGGTGGGGTCAACGCCCTGCGCGGCCACTCCAACATCCAGGGGCTGACCGACCTGGGCCTGCTCTCCAACCAGTTGCCGGGCTATCTCTACCTGGCCTCCCACGAGGAGCAGGAGTACCGCGACTACATCAAGCGCCGCGCCAAGCAGCCGCTGCGCGAAGGCGAGGTCTCCTACTGGAAGTACTACGAGCGCTTCCACGTCAGCCTGATGAAGGCCTGGTTCTCCGAGGCGGCGACCAAGGACAACGACTGGTGCTACGACTGGCTGCCCAAGCTCAGCGAGCCGCTCTACGACGTCCTGCACACCTTCGAGCGCATGCACCACGGCGAGATCACCGGCTACTTCTGCCAGGGCTTCAATCCGCTGGCCTCCTTCCCGGACAAGAACAAGGTCAGCCAGGCGCTCGGCAAGCTCAAGTACCTGGTGGTGATGGACCCGCTGGCCATCGAGACCGCCGAGTTCTGGCAGAACCACGGCGAACTCAACGACGTGGACCCGAGCCAGATCCAGACCGAGGTGTTCCGCCTGCCCACCACCTGCTTCGCCGAGGAGAACGGCGCCATCGTCAACAGTTCGCGCTGGTTGCAGTGGCACTGGCGCGCCGCGCCGCCGCCGGGTGAGTCGCGGCCGGACGTGGCCATCCTCGCCGGGCTGTTCCATCGCCTGCAGCAGATGTATCGCGACGAGGGCGGCGCCTTCCCCGATCCCATCCTCAACCTGACTTGGCCCTACAGCAATCCGGAGGAGCCCAATCCCGAGGACATCGCCCAGGAATACAACGGTCGCGCCCTGGCCGACCTGCCCGGGCCGAACGGGACCATCTCGCACAAGCGCGGCGAACTGCTCGACGACTTCGGCTTCCTTGCCGACGACGGCAGCACCACCTGCGGCTGCTGGATCTACTCGGGCTCCTACAACCGCCAGGGCAACAACATGGACCGGCGCGACAACGCCGATCCCTACAACATCGGCATGACCCTGGGCTGGGCCTGGGCCTGGCCGCTCAATCGCCGCATCCTCTACAACCGCGCCGGCGCCCGACCCGACGGGACCTCCTGGGCGCCGGAGAAGCGGCTGATCTGGTGGAACGGCGAACGCTGGGCCGGGGCCGACATCCCCGACTTCCCCTGGACCTCGCCGCCCTCGGCCAAGGCCGGGCCCTTCATCCTCAACCAGGAGGGCGTCGCGCACTTCTTCGGCGGCAGCCTGCTGGCCGAGGGGCCTTTCCCGGAGCACTACGAGCCTTTCGAGTCGCCGCTGGACCACAACCCGCTGCACCCGGACAACCCGCGCGCCAGGAACAACCCGGCGGCGCGGATCTTCCCGGGCGACCGGGCCCGGCTGGGCACCCGCGAGGAATTTCCCTATGCGGCCACCACCTACCGCCTGACCGAGCACTTCCACTTCTGGACCACCCATGCGCGGCTCAACGCTATCGCCCAGCCGGAGAAGTTCGTCGAGATCGGCGAAGACCTGGCGACCGAGCTCGGCATCAAGGCCGGCGACTGGGTCAAGGTCAGCTCCAAGCGCGGCTACATCAAGGCGGTGGCGGTGGTGACCAAGCGCATGCACGGGCTGCAGGTGGAGGGGCGCACCGTGCACCACATCGGCATCCCCATCCACTGGGGCTTCAAGGGCGTCACCCGCCCCGGATTCCTCACCAACACCCTGACCCCCTACGTGGGCGACGCCAATACCCAGACACCGGAATTCAAGTCGTTCCTGGTGAACGTGGAAAAGGTCTGA
- the fdxH gene encoding formate dehydrogenase subunit beta: MRGDQVNFQNIVARSATSEESPHTRIGGVEAVAKLIDVSRCIGCKACQVACSEWNDLRDEVGHCNGTYNNPPDLTPETFQVMRFDEYVNEKGNLEWLIRKDNCMHCAEPGCLKACPAPGAIVQYANGIVDFNSEHCIGCGYCVSGCPFDVPRISKKDQKAYKCTLCSDRVYHGLEPACVKSCPTGAIMFGTKEDMTEQAQMRVGQLHDRGFPGAGLYDPAGVGGTHVMYVLQHADKPELYTHLPADPQISPMVSLWKGVTKPIMSALLGVTAIAGIAHYLTKGPKEEPEESPDEAERHAAREEDRP, translated from the coding sequence ATGAGAGGCGATCAAGTCAACTTCCAGAACATCGTCGCACGCTCGGCCACCTCCGAGGAGTCGCCCCACACCCGTATCGGCGGGGTGGAGGCGGTGGCCAAGCTGATCGACGTGTCGCGCTGCATCGGCTGCAAGGCCTGCCAGGTGGCCTGTTCGGAATGGAACGACCTGCGCGACGAGGTCGGGCATTGCAACGGTACCTACAACAATCCGCCGGACCTCACCCCGGAGACCTTCCAGGTGATGAGATTCGACGAATACGTCAACGAGAAGGGCAACCTGGAGTGGCTGATCCGCAAGGACAACTGCATGCACTGCGCCGAGCCGGGCTGCCTCAAGGCCTGCCCGGCGCCGGGGGCCATCGTGCAGTACGCCAACGGCATCGTCGACTTCAATTCCGAGCACTGCATCGGCTGCGGCTACTGCGTCTCCGGTTGTCCCTTCGACGTGCCGCGCATCTCCAAGAAGGACCAGAAGGCCTACAAGTGCACCCTCTGTTCCGACCGCGTCTACCACGGCCTGGAGCCGGCCTGCGTCAAGTCCTGCCCGACCGGGGCGATCATGTTCGGTACCAAGGAAGACATGACCGAACAAGCCCAGATGCGTGTCGGCCAGTTGCATGACCGCGGCTTTCCCGGCGCCGGTCTCTACGATCCGGCCGGGGTAGGTGGCACCCATGTGATGTACGTGCTGCAGCACGCCGACAAGCCGGAACTCTATACCCACCTGCCGGCCGATCCGCAGATCAGCCCCATGGTCAGCCTGTGGAAGGGCGTGACCAAGCCGATCATGTCGGCGCTGCTGGGCGTCACCGCCATCGCCGGCATCGCCCACTACCTGACCAAGGGGCCCAAGGAAGAACCCGAGGAATCCCCGGACGAGGCGGAGCGCCACGCCGCACGCGAGGAGGATCGGCCATGA